A region of Coraliomargarita sinensis DNA encodes the following proteins:
- a CDS encoding GAF domain-containing protein, with the protein MDASDSEKTAIDSLYHISSLVSNTDEPKVALKFILDEIVRVLEPSSASISLINPDNKRLELEVSYGLPEDWSDMNLALGQGITGWTALHGRSIVVPDVREEPRYISLRPAIRSEMAVPMEDRGMIIGVVNVDSEKVDAFSEHSLKILTLLTNEASRGISRLWLIKQLRTKAKQLESLINMGQGLVGKLDSDDILEGLAREGRQLLDCHVCALFLITPDKKELKLHKMFGRDGAIQAEQSISVNDSAVSAAVHRKKQVEVTDLAFTEENDFIYVIQREGLVSMLASPVVFGDEVIGVLNAYTRRKHRFNNDEKKVFATLASIGAIAIQNARLYSRVFASEESLRRNEKLTTLGMLAAEIAHEIRNPLTVIKLLFDSLDLEFPEEDVRQTDVHVIGEKLDHLEEIVERVLSFGRSREGMHSRQDLSQLVRDTVRLVRLKLHQQKIELQFQPYHEPIFIEVNKGQIQQVLLNLILNATQAMPEGGTVLIETSLSDGNAELSVTDSGKGIPDDLQNKIFESFLTDRPDGTGLGLSISKRILRSHRGDIELKSSSPGQTCFQFWIPQSK; encoded by the coding sequence ATGGACGCGAGTGACAGTGAAAAAACTGCGATAGATTCCCTCTATCACATCAGCAGTCTCGTATCGAATACAGACGAGCCCAAGGTTGCGCTCAAATTCATCCTGGACGAGATCGTTCGCGTACTGGAGCCAAGCAGCGCTTCGATCTCACTGATCAACCCAGACAACAAACGCCTCGAGCTCGAAGTCTCCTACGGCTTACCTGAGGACTGGTCGGACATGAATCTCGCGCTCGGCCAGGGTATCACCGGCTGGACGGCACTGCATGGACGCTCGATTGTGGTGCCGGATGTAAGGGAAGAGCCGCGCTATATCAGCCTTCGCCCGGCAATTCGCTCGGAGATGGCGGTGCCCATGGAGGACCGGGGCATGATCATCGGTGTGGTCAATGTCGACAGCGAAAAAGTTGATGCTTTCAGTGAGCACTCGTTGAAAATTCTCACCTTGCTCACGAACGAAGCGTCCCGGGGGATTTCCAGACTCTGGCTGATCAAGCAACTTCGCACCAAAGCCAAACAACTGGAATCACTCATCAACATGGGCCAGGGCCTCGTCGGCAAACTTGATTCGGACGATATCCTCGAGGGTCTGGCACGCGAGGGGCGACAGTTGCTCGACTGCCATGTGTGCGCGCTCTTCCTGATCACTCCGGACAAAAAGGAACTGAAACTGCACAAGATGTTCGGGCGGGACGGCGCCATCCAGGCCGAACAGTCCATTTCAGTCAACGACTCGGCCGTCAGTGCTGCCGTTCACCGCAAGAAACAGGTGGAAGTCACCGATCTGGCCTTCACCGAGGAAAATGATTTCATTTACGTGATTCAGCGGGAAGGGCTGGTCTCGATGCTCGCCTCGCCCGTTGTCTTCGGCGACGAAGTTATCGGCGTCCTCAACGCCTACACCCGTCGCAAGCATCGTTTCAACAACGACGAAAAGAAGGTATTTGCCACCCTCGCCAGTATCGGCGCCATTGCCATACAAAATGCCCGCCTTTACTCCAGGGTTTTTGCGTCAGAAGAATCGCTGCGCCGCAACGAAAAGTTGACCACTCTCGGAATGCTGGCTGCGGAGATTGCCCATGAAATCCGCAACCCCTTGACGGTCATCAAGCTGCTTTTCGACTCTCTCGACCTGGAATTTCCCGAAGAAGATGTCCGCCAGACCGACGTGCATGTAATCGGCGAGAAGCTCGACCACCTCGAAGAAATCGTGGAACGCGTCTTGAGCTTTGGTCGTAGCCGCGAAGGGATGCACAGCCGGCAAGACCTGAGCCAGCTGGTCCGCGACACGGTTCGCCTCGTACGGCTTAAACTGCACCAACAAAAGATTGAGCTTCAATTCCAGCCCTATCACGAACCGATCTTCATCGAGGTCAATAAAGGCCAAATCCAACAGGTACTCCTCAACCTTATCTTAAATGCGACACAAGCCATGCCCGAAGGCGGTACGGTGCTTATCGAAACCAGTTTATCCGACGGCAACGCGGAGCTGAGTGTCACCGACAGCGGAAAAGGGATTCCCGACGATCTACAGAACAAAATCTTTGAGTCATTCCTGACCGACCGCCCTGACGGAACCGGTCTCGGCCTTTCCATCAGCAAGCGTATTCTGCGCAGCCACCGGGGGGATATTGAACTGAAATCCTCCTCGCCGGGGCAGACTTGCTTTCAATTCTGGATTCCACAGAGCAAATGA
- the glnD gene encoding [protein-PII] uridylyltransferase, with product MPIQDNPLFRRLHKHAQKRLAFEPGVPRGQQLPAYKRYLELENTMLERYHRKGDSGLEVCQARAAMIDVIIENLFLAALNLYTTEHGKLPCKMAVLATGGYGRRELNPHSDIDIMFLYPDSATGKKLEHFQQVLAEEILYPLWDLGLKLGHASRNTKEAIAEAKKEIQSKNAILESRMICGSEHLYKRLHKKFKTYCQKDDPKGYIEQRLADEEERHAKAGNTIYLQEPDIKNGVGGLRDYQNILWMAYIKFGHRSLRELVRAKLLRADERKAMRQAYDLLLRTRTEVHLQNRRPTDKLLLEQQPKVAEQLGYRQKDIFERVEAFMKDYYSAARTIYHTSTMLKERMALAAENTNRISFREALRAHQHLPIKQIDGFQLHNKVLSADSKNVFKKDPVRFIRVFRYAQQFGAKMDADLRFLISHSLPLIDRNLINSPSAAKTFCTLLRAPGEVYDILMEMHELGVLGRYIPEFGDLTCMVQHEYYHRYTADIHVLHTIKHLDLVFSKHDEEYAHYEQELRKNDDPLLLYLTLLLHDIGKSEGIQGHALSGERIAKPILDRLLVPKDQQEQILFIIRSHLEMARFWQRFDLDDPETAASFANFIEDPQKLRFLYTHTYCDARGTAPTLWNGYKEMMHRTLYVRTLEQFEDDITLQTKRKDKIDMLHEEMLHRNIEGISTEEIEAHFSLLPERYFINTDEADIDLHLRMVNRLLSQIQNAESVGALSPIIDWQDDIDLSMSVVNVVTWDRAGLFYKLAGALSLAGVNIVSTKAISRNDHISIDTFYIIEPGGGTVRNAEAKEIFEKRLKEALIENKDLLPALQEFENKLASKSSNKDMLPAPFPPSVDVYHELSLKRTIIEVQATDRIGLLFQLARLISKRGFDISFARIATERGVAMDTFYIENVDHEEEAEETSNLLQLREELDEIVRASS from the coding sequence ATGCCGATACAGGACAATCCGCTCTTCAGACGCCTCCATAAGCACGCGCAGAAACGCCTGGCTTTCGAACCGGGTGTGCCCCGGGGGCAACAGCTCCCGGCCTACAAGCGCTATCTGGAACTGGAGAATACCATGCTGGAGCGCTACCACCGGAAAGGGGATTCGGGCCTGGAGGTGTGTCAGGCCAGAGCGGCCATGATCGACGTCATCATCGAAAACCTCTTTCTGGCCGCGCTCAACCTGTATACGACGGAGCACGGCAAGCTCCCCTGCAAGATGGCGGTCCTTGCCACCGGCGGATACGGTCGGCGCGAGCTGAATCCTCACAGTGACATCGACATCATGTTTCTCTACCCGGACAGTGCGACCGGCAAGAAACTGGAGCACTTTCAACAGGTGCTGGCGGAGGAAATACTGTATCCGCTCTGGGATCTGGGCCTGAAGCTGGGACATGCCTCCCGCAATACCAAAGAGGCGATCGCCGAGGCGAAAAAAGAAATTCAGTCAAAAAATGCCATTCTCGAGTCGCGGATGATTTGCGGTTCCGAGCATCTCTATAAAAGACTGCATAAGAAATTTAAGACCTACTGCCAGAAGGACGATCCAAAGGGTTACATTGAGCAGAGGCTGGCCGACGAGGAAGAGCGACATGCCAAGGCGGGCAACACGATTTACCTGCAGGAACCGGACATCAAAAACGGGGTCGGCGGCCTGCGGGACTACCAAAACATCCTCTGGATGGCCTACATCAAATTCGGTCACCGCTCGCTACGTGAACTGGTGCGGGCCAAACTGTTGAGAGCGGACGAGAGAAAGGCCATGCGCCAGGCCTACGACCTCCTGCTGCGTACCCGGACGGAGGTACACCTGCAAAACCGGCGGCCGACCGACAAACTTCTACTCGAACAGCAGCCCAAAGTGGCCGAGCAACTGGGCTACCGGCAAAAAGACATCTTCGAGCGTGTCGAAGCCTTCATGAAGGACTACTACTCCGCGGCACGGACGATCTATCACACTTCGACCATGCTCAAAGAACGCATGGCTTTGGCCGCCGAGAATACCAACCGGATCAGTTTCCGCGAGGCGTTGCGGGCCCACCAGCATCTACCGATTAAACAGATCGACGGCTTCCAGCTCCATAACAAGGTTCTTTCGGCTGACTCTAAAAACGTATTCAAGAAGGATCCGGTCCGCTTCATCCGTGTCTTCCGCTACGCCCAGCAATTCGGGGCAAAAATGGATGCCGACTTGCGCTTTCTCATCAGCCATTCCCTCCCGCTGATCGACCGGAATCTCATCAACAGTCCCTCGGCCGCCAAAACGTTTTGCACCCTACTGCGAGCTCCGGGCGAAGTGTACGATATCCTGATGGAAATGCATGAGCTGGGCGTCCTCGGGCGCTACATCCCGGAGTTCGGCGATCTCACCTGTATGGTGCAGCACGAATATTATCATCGCTATACCGCCGATATCCATGTGCTGCATACCATCAAACATCTTGATCTGGTTTTCTCCAAACACGACGAGGAATATGCCCACTATGAGCAGGAGCTACGAAAAAATGATGATCCCCTGCTACTGTATCTCACTCTGCTACTGCACGATATTGGAAAATCGGAAGGCATTCAGGGCCATGCACTTAGCGGCGAAAGAATCGCCAAACCTATCCTCGATCGACTGCTAGTCCCCAAAGACCAGCAGGAACAAATTTTATTTATTATTCGCAGCCATTTGGAAATGGCACGCTTCTGGCAGAGGTTTGATCTAGATGATCCTGAAACCGCGGCCTCCTTCGCTAATTTTATCGAAGATCCGCAAAAGCTCCGGTTCCTCTATACCCATACATATTGCGACGCTCGTGGCACGGCCCCAACCCTGTGGAATGGCTACAAAGAAATGATGCACCGCACTCTGTATGTGAGGACGCTGGAGCAGTTTGAGGATGATATCACCCTGCAAACCAAGCGAAAAGACAAGATCGACATGTTACACGAAGAAATGCTCCATCGGAATATTGAGGGCATCTCGACAGAGGAGATTGAGGCCCACTTCAGTCTGCTGCCCGAGAGGTATTTCATCAATACGGATGAGGCGGACATCGATCTTCACCTGCGCATGGTCAACCGATTGCTCAGTCAAATCCAGAATGCGGAATCGGTCGGGGCACTCTCTCCCATCATCGACTGGCAGGACGATATCGACCTGAGTATGAGTGTCGTTAACGTGGTGACCTGGGACCGCGCCGGACTCTTCTACAAACTGGCCGGTGCGCTTTCACTAGCAGGCGTAAACATCGTCAGCACAAAGGCGATCTCAAGAAACGACCACATTTCCATCGACACCTTCTACATCATCGAACCGGGTGGCGGCACCGTGCGCAACGCGGAAGCGAAGGAGATCTTCGAGAAGCGCCTGAAAGAAGCGCTGATCGAAAACAAGGACCTGCTTCCCGCCCTCCAGGAATTCGAAAACAAACTTGCATCGAAATCCAGTAACAAGGACATGCTGCCGGCACCGTTCCCACCCAGTGTCGATGTCTACCACGAGCTTTCCCTGAAACGGACGATTATCGAGGTCCAGGCGACCGACCGCATCGGCCTGCTGTTCCAGCTGGCCAGACTGATCTCGAAAAGAGGCTTCGACATCAGCTTCGCCCGTATTGCTACGGAGCGTGGTGTCGCGATGGACACCTTCTACATCGAGAATGTCGACCACGAAGAGGAAGCCGAGGAAACCTCCAACCTGCTGCAACTGCGCGAAGAACTGGACGAGATTGTTCGTGCCTCCAGCTAG
- a CDS encoding FKBP-type peptidyl-prolyl cis-trans isomerase, which translates to MQITDGTVVSMDYALRSDGGSVIDQSQPGQPLTYLHGHKNIIPGLEAALQGKTVGDEVEVRVSPEEGYGEPNPALEQVVPKERFQGIENIEVGMQFQASTEQGPVSVRVVKVEGEEVTVDGNHPLAGKHLNFNVTVQDVRSATDEELEHGHVHQSGGCCGGGEGEDESGGCGCSH; encoded by the coding sequence ATGCAAATTACAGATGGAACAGTCGTATCGATGGACTATGCCCTACGCAGTGACGGGGGCTCGGTCATCGACCAATCACAACCGGGACAGCCGCTCACCTACCTGCACGGTCACAAAAACATCATTCCCGGCCTCGAAGCCGCCCTGCAAGGGAAGACAGTGGGCGACGAGGTGGAAGTTCGTGTCAGCCCTGAAGAGGGTTATGGCGAGCCCAACCCCGCTCTCGAGCAAGTCGTTCCCAAAGAACGCTTTCAGGGGATCGAAAACATCGAAGTGGGCATGCAGTTTCAGGCCAGCACCGAGCAAGGCCCCGTTTCCGTCCGCGTGGTCAAAGTTGAAGGCGAAGAGGTTACGGTTGATGGAAATCACCCGTTGGCCGGTAAGCACTTGAACTTCAATGTCACGGTTCAGGATGTCCGTTCGGCGACTGACGAAGAGCTTGAGCACGGCCACGTGCACCAATCCGGTGGCTGCTGTGGTGGCGGCGAAGGTGAAGACGAGTCCGGTGGCTGTGGCTGCTCGCACTAA
- a CDS encoding VanZ family protein has protein sequence MTAERRAWLWPILLLVTIFTLSGTSNIATPDIGLQFSKDKVAHFLVFGLLATAILRVPVLKKRGWRGALIAASIAIAFGGFDELRQSFTPGRSVELADWIADSLGALLACALYRFDSPYRQALEWRVRREKKKDESLL, from the coding sequence ATGACCGCAGAACGTCGTGCATGGCTGTGGCCCATACTCTTGCTGGTGACGATTTTCACGCTCTCCGGAACCAGTAATATCGCGACGCCCGACATCGGACTGCAGTTCTCCAAGGATAAAGTAGCCCACTTCCTTGTTTTTGGTTTATTGGCCACCGCGATACTGCGTGTCCCCGTTTTGAAAAAGCGTGGGTGGCGAGGCGCCCTCATCGCCGCATCCATCGCCATCGCATTCGGCGGCTTCGATGAACTTCGGCAATCATTTACCCCCGGACGTAGCGTGGAATTGGCCGACTGGATTGCTGACAGCCTGGGTGCACTCCTGGCATGTGCGCTCTACCGGTTTGACAGTCCTTACCGACAAGCCCTGGAATGGCGCGTCCGGCGTGAGAAAAAGAAAGATGAATCCCTTCTTTAA
- a CDS encoding TatD family hydrolase, which produces MEWIDSHCHLLGFQKKNELDDALTRAKEAGVQRFITVGTSQEDWVPYREIHAAHPGVIDYTVGLHPCHVEEGWEEAVGQISSFFMPPQAPVALGEIGLDYFHLPKDPVQAGEVILEQEAAFRQQLLLATELDCPVIIHSRNCFEESVRLIDESGVEWERIVFHCFSYGPEEVRQINARGGRASFTGIATYKSAQDVREAVRAQGVDRFMLETDCPYLTPEPHRGKPNEPAYLPHIGERCAEALAIDTQELAARATANTKSFFGLE; this is translated from the coding sequence ATGGAATGGATCGACAGCCACTGCCACCTACTCGGATTTCAGAAGAAAAACGAACTCGACGACGCCCTGACGCGGGCAAAAGAAGCGGGCGTTCAGCGCTTTATCACCGTAGGCACCTCCCAGGAAGACTGGGTTCCCTACCGTGAGATTCATGCCGCACACCCCGGAGTGATCGACTACACCGTCGGGTTACATCCCTGCCACGTCGAGGAAGGCTGGGAAGAAGCCGTCGGCCAAATTTCATCCTTCTTCATGCCGCCACAGGCACCAGTGGCACTCGGCGAGATCGGGCTCGATTATTTTCATTTGCCGAAGGATCCGGTTCAAGCTGGCGAAGTTATCCTCGAACAGGAAGCCGCCTTCCGACAGCAGCTCCTGCTCGCGACCGAACTCGATTGCCCGGTCATCATCCATAGCCGTAATTGCTTCGAAGAGTCCGTGCGATTAATCGACGAATCGGGTGTCGAATGGGAACGCATCGTCTTTCATTGTTTTTCCTACGGCCCCGAAGAGGTTCGCCAAATCAATGCGCGGGGCGGGCGGGCCTCCTTTACCGGGATTGCGACTTACAAGAGCGCCCAAGACGTGCGTGAGGCGGTCCGCGCGCAGGGGGTCGACCGCTTCATGCTGGAAACTGACTGCCCCTACCTCACCCCGGAACCGCATCGGGGCAAACCGAACGAACCGGCCTACCTGCCCCATATCGGCGAGCGCTGCGCTGAAGCCCTGGCAATCGACACGCAGGAGCTTGCCGCCCGGGCGACGGCAAATACAAAGTCTTTTTTCGGATTGGAATAA
- a CDS encoding archaeosortase/exosortase family protein: MPVRQQLLNSFLKKKNSAEFWIQLGVFFLFGLTFWPVTLWFTSSTQEQSRLFHALIVLGLATVMLVRYGRIEIRDTLCLNPSAQRALILSFILLIAQSVANRFAPDTWQGLVSLLVIPAYCAGLAAFIRFVFGEGTSRITRTTAGTFCAFLLLSVFVQPLDWPLRGLAGSWSGSALEFLGKSVELGLVGAEGSPPKLILLVEQHPFHVASECNGFGVILTSLLIALLLALYRRLGIFDSALNIIVGLIIGFVFNILRIVIIVLLAPYLMDHYMLMHEIVGSLTYWGCLILIWILLNGPTREESVA, from the coding sequence ATGCCGGTCCGCCAACAACTTCTTAACAGCTTCCTGAAGAAAAAGAATTCCGCGGAATTCTGGATACAACTCGGCGTCTTTTTCTTGTTCGGGCTCACCTTCTGGCCGGTGACACTCTGGTTTACCTCCAGCACCCAGGAGCAGAGCCGGCTTTTTCACGCACTCATCGTGCTCGGCCTGGCCACCGTCATGCTGGTCCGGTACGGCCGCATCGAAATCCGGGATACGCTCTGCCTGAATCCCTCTGCTCAACGTGCGCTCATATTAAGCTTTATTCTGCTCATTGCACAATCTGTTGCCAATCGCTTCGCGCCGGATACATGGCAGGGACTTGTTTCCCTGCTGGTTATTCCAGCTTACTGCGCCGGACTGGCTGCCTTTATTCGTTTCGTCTTCGGAGAAGGCACGAGCCGGATTACCCGAACCACGGCAGGCACATTCTGCGCCTTTCTTTTGCTAAGTGTTTTTGTGCAGCCTCTGGACTGGCCGCTGCGTGGACTTGCCGGGAGCTGGAGTGGCTCGGCACTCGAATTCCTGGGAAAGAGCGTGGAACTTGGGCTTGTGGGCGCGGAAGGCAGCCCGCCCAAACTGATCCTGTTGGTGGAACAGCATCCCTTCCACGTCGCCTCCGAATGCAATGGTTTCGGCGTCATATTAACGAGCTTGCTGATCGCCCTCTTGCTCGCCCTGTATCGGCGCCTGGGCATTTTCGACAGCGCACTCAATATCATTGTCGGACTCATCATAGGATTCGTCTTCAATATCCTGCGTATTGTCATCATCGTGCTCCTGGCTCCCTACCTGATGGACCATTATATGCTGATGCACGAGATTGTGGGCAGCCTGACTTACTGGGGCTGCCTGATACTCATCTGGATCTTACTCAACGGCCCGACCCGCGAGGAGTCTGTAGCTTGA
- a CDS encoding thioredoxin-like domain-containing protein produces MKIFLITFKKFMRPLLTLCLLAFLPFQIDAEVYLKWDDIIGRTFEAKIVDVNAQSVRLENRAGKQIDFPIADLKPSSKEQVVAWQKKELKTEASASNSEADEGAGTPSVFDDVLLGNLVRLDGKRLKRCKDATRPEKYYVFYYTASWCGPCQRYTPELVEWYEKNKNDNFELVLISSDGNEDAMEGYAASKKMPWPQLEFKEVGDFKEQFKHGVRGIPSLIVCELDGKNLGNFRSDLNGLSKLVQ; encoded by the coding sequence ATGAAAATATTTTTGATTACCTTTAAAAAGTTCATGCGGCCGCTCCTGACACTTTGCCTGCTTGCGTTCCTGCCTTTTCAGATTGATGCGGAAGTGTACTTAAAGTGGGACGATATTATCGGGCGTACTTTCGAAGCCAAAATCGTCGACGTTAACGCACAGAGCGTTCGCTTGGAAAACCGGGCGGGCAAGCAAATCGATTTTCCGATCGCCGACCTCAAACCCTCTTCAAAAGAGCAGGTTGTGGCCTGGCAAAAGAAAGAGCTAAAAACGGAAGCATCCGCTTCGAATTCTGAAGCGGACGAAGGAGCGGGCACCCCGAGTGTTTTTGATGATGTGCTGCTCGGAAACCTTGTTCGGCTGGATGGTAAACGACTCAAGCGCTGCAAAGATGCGACCCGCCCTGAAAAATATTACGTCTTTTACTACACCGCGTCCTGGTGCGGCCCTTGCCAGCGCTACACACCTGAACTGGTAGAGTGGTACGAGAAAAACAAGAACGACAACTTTGAACTGGTCCTCATCAGTTCGGATGGAAACGAGGATGCAATGGAAGGCTATGCCGCTTCCAAAAAAATGCCCTGGCCGCAACTTGAGTTCAAGGAAGTTGGCGACTTCAAAGAGCAGTTCAAGCACGGGGTCCGCGGTATCCCGTCGCTCATCGTCTGTGAGCTTGACGGGAAAAACCTGGGTAACTTCCGGTCCGACCTCAATGGATTGAGTAAGCTTGTTCAGTAG
- a CDS encoding LysM peptidoglycan-binding domain-containing protein — MDQVRRRFTRNALLTGVFSPALAGSLFAASDSVHVVQAGDTLTGISKRYGISTSELRRANKVSGDLIRVGQRLSIPGTGSSKPAPPSYHIVQAGDTLSGIAIQYGITVAQIKRDNSLNSDVIRIGQKLVISSNHTSGNDYLVNVRAVTARISVRRDNWKRIVVHHSGIKHGNASVYDSAHRRRGMQNGLAYHFVIGNGIDSGDGEIEIGPRWRKQLLGGHVKSYHINLTAIGICLVGNFEKTHPSRRQLEAFTQLMDWLRGGVLPKAHRFAGHRELKGEQTICPGKNFPLAAMHARYGH; from the coding sequence ATGGACCAAGTTCGTCGCAGATTCACTAGGAACGCGCTTCTGACAGGAGTGTTCAGCCCCGCTTTGGCTGGCTCGCTTTTTGCGGCGTCAGATTCGGTCCATGTGGTGCAGGCCGGCGACACACTCACGGGGATCTCCAAGCGCTATGGCATTTCAACCTCGGAACTACGCCGTGCCAATAAGGTGTCGGGCGATTTGATCCGAGTCGGGCAGCGTTTGAGTATTCCAGGGACCGGCAGCAGCAAACCCGCCCCTCCAAGTTATCATATCGTTCAGGCCGGGGATACGCTGAGCGGGATCGCGATCCAATACGGCATCACGGTCGCGCAAATCAAAAGGGATAACTCCCTGAACAGCGATGTAATTCGGATTGGTCAAAAGCTGGTGATCTCCTCCAACCACACCAGTGGCAACGACTATCTGGTGAATGTCAGGGCAGTCACCGCACGGATCAGCGTCCGAAGGGACAATTGGAAGCGGATCGTCGTGCATCACAGCGGGATCAAGCATGGCAACGCCAGCGTTTACGATTCCGCCCACCGCCGGCGTGGAATGCAGAACGGACTGGCTTATCACTTTGTCATCGGGAATGGCATCGACTCAGGCGACGGCGAAATCGAAATCGGCCCGCGCTGGCGCAAGCAACTACTGGGCGGCCACGTGAAAAGCTATCACATCAATCTGACTGCAATCGGCATCTGCCTCGTCGGCAACTTCGAGAAGACCCACCCCAGCCGTCGACAGCTGGAAGCGTTTACGCAGCTCATGGACTGGCTGCGAGGCGGCGTCCTGCCCAAAGCACACCGATTCGCCGGGCACAGGGAGCTGAAAGGCGAGCAGACCATCTGCCCCGGCAAAAACTTCCCCCTCGCGGCGATGCACGCGCGCTACGGACATTAA
- a CDS encoding PLP-dependent transferase, with the protein MDALRHFPLGARFPDSPHAVVSSLPTMADVRGYEEKEPRVIDALRSGYPRFVVHEFVQRLIDFYLQQESLSSRTAVLVPSRRSADDLLGWLGRGFSKLEVDPSVYLIFCDASEGQRAHELQKFVQHTGCGISSRQAEDLLMQHGVMDARFEEETLSGNAQVAVDRELAGLIGCRESDVLVCSSGMNAFYAGFRAVQEFNQSRGRTAWVQLGWLYLDSGKILEQFLEDGETLECIYDVRDADEVFKRIESLGDSLGTVVVEYPSNPLIQACDLRRIAELVHRLGGVMMVDPTIASVYNVDVLPHADLLVSSLTKYASIEGDIMIGALAVNPDSAFYGDLVLRTSSFYMPPYKRDLSRLAYEMSRAPEIIARMNENAARLCGFLRKHPAIKKVFAAGSEEPMNAATKTDVPGGVVITVEFVGDMAKFYDAVNIMKGPSFGTRYTLLCPFMYLAHYDLVTTEEGRAWLRSIGIDPDLIRISVGEEDYEAIENTFREALDASMV; encoded by the coding sequence ATGGATGCCCTCCGACATTTTCCGCTTGGTGCCCGTTTCCCGGATAGCCCGCATGCTGTTGTCAGCAGTCTACCGACCATGGCCGACGTGCGTGGTTATGAGGAAAAGGAACCGCGCGTTATCGATGCGCTCAGGTCCGGGTATCCGCGTTTTGTCGTGCATGAATTCGTGCAGCGGTTGATCGATTTTTACTTGCAGCAGGAGAGCTTGTCCAGCCGCACCGCAGTGCTGGTGCCCAGTCGGCGGTCCGCAGATGATCTGCTTGGCTGGCTTGGTCGAGGCTTTTCCAAGCTGGAGGTCGATCCTTCTGTATATCTGATTTTTTGTGATGCCTCCGAGGGGCAGCGTGCGCATGAGCTGCAAAAGTTCGTCCAGCATACCGGCTGTGGGATCTCCTCCCGGCAGGCGGAGGACTTGCTGATGCAGCACGGCGTCATGGATGCACGTTTTGAAGAGGAGACCTTGTCGGGTAATGCACAGGTAGCGGTGGATCGGGAGCTTGCCGGGTTGATCGGGTGCCGCGAATCAGACGTGTTGGTTTGTTCCTCCGGGATGAATGCATTTTACGCAGGGTTTCGTGCCGTGCAGGAGTTCAACCAGAGCAGGGGGCGCACAGCATGGGTACAGCTTGGATGGCTGTATTTGGACTCAGGCAAAATTCTGGAACAGTTCCTCGAGGATGGAGAAACGCTCGAATGTATTTATGACGTGCGTGATGCCGATGAAGTGTTCAAAAGAATCGAGTCATTGGGTGATTCGCTCGGAACGGTTGTTGTCGAGTATCCGTCCAATCCCCTGATTCAGGCCTGCGACTTGCGGCGTATCGCCGAACTCGTACATCGGCTGGGTGGTGTCATGATGGTGGACCCGACGATTGCCTCGGTCTACAATGTGGACGTGCTTCCACATGCCGACCTGCTGGTCAGCAGTCTCACGAAATATGCCTCGATCGAGGGCGATATCATGATCGGTGCTCTGGCGGTGAATCCGGATTCCGCGTTCTATGGAGACCTGGTGTTGCGGACGTCGAGTTTTTACATGCCGCCCTACAAACGTGATCTGTCGCGCCTGGCTTATGAGATGTCACGCGCGCCGGAGATCATTGCGCGAATGAATGAGAATGCGGCCCGGCTTTGTGGGTTCCTCCGTAAGCATCCCGCGATCAAGAAGGTTTTTGCCGCCGGAAGTGAGGAGCCGATGAATGCTGCGACGAAAACGGACGTGCCGGGGGGAGTGGTTATCACGGTCGAATTCGTCGGGGATATGGCTAAGTTTTACGATGCGGTGAACATAATGAAGGGCCCGAGTTTCGGCACGCGCTATACGTTGCTTTGTCCCTTTATGTATCTGGCGCATTATGACCTGGTGACCACGGAAGAGGGCAGGGCCTGGTTGAGATCGATCGGGATCGACCCGGATCTGATCCGTATCTCTGTCGGAGAAGAAGATTATGAGGCTATCGAGAATACCTTCCGGGAGGCGCTGGACGCTAGTATGGTTTAG